ATGGCCGACGCCGGCGTGCGCCAGAAGCTCTTCGACGCGGGCTGGGAAGCACGCCCCGCCGACGGCGCCGAGATGACGCGCTTCGTCGATGCGGAACGCAAGAAATGGCATGCCTTGATCAAGGCGCGCGACATCAAACTCGACTGAACCGGAAATTCCATGCAGCAGATCCATCACCTCATCGGCGGCAAGTCCGTCGCGGGCACCGACTACTTCGAGACCGTCAATCCCGCCACGCAGGAGGTGCTGGCCGAGGTCGCCTCGGGCGGCGAAGCCGAGGTGAACGCGGCCGTGGCCGCCGCCAAGGAAGCCTTTCCGAAGTGGGCCGGCCTGCCCGCCGCCGAACGCGCAAAGCTGATCCGCAAGCTCGGCGACCTCATCGCGAAGCATGTGCCCGAAATCGCCCAGACCGAAACCGACGACTGTGGCCAGGTCATCGCGCAAACCGGCAAGCAGCTGATTCCGCGCGCGGCCGACAACTTCTACTATTTCGCCGAGATGTGCACGCGCGTCGACGGCCACACCTATCCCACGCCCACGCACCTGAACTACACGCTGTTCCACCCGGTGGGCGTGTGCGCGCTCATCAGCCCGTGGAACGTGCCGTTCATGACGGCCACCTGGAAGGTCGCGCCATGCCTGGCCTTCGGCAACACGGCGGTGCTGAAGATGAGCGAGCTCTCGCCGCTCACGGCTGCGCGGCTGGGGGAACTCGCGCTCGAAGCCGGCATTCCGCCCGGCGTGCTGAACCTGGTGCACGGCTACGGCAAGGAAGCCGGCGAGCCGCTGGTGGCGCACCCGGACGTGCGCGCGATCTCGTTCACCGGCTCCACCGCCACGGGCAACCGCATCGTGAAGAGCGCGGGCCTGAAGAAGTTCAGCATGGAGCTGGGCGGCAAGAGCCCGTTCGTGATCTTCGAAGACGCCGACCTCGACCGCGCGCTGGACGCGGCGGTATTCATGATCTTCAGCAACAACGGCGAGCGCTGCACGGCCGGCTCGCGCATCCTGGTGCAGCAGTCGATCTACGCCGACTTTGCAGCCAAGTTCGCCGAGCGCGCCAAGCGCATCGTGGTGGGCGACCCGCTCGACGAGAAGACCATCGTCGGCCCGATGATTTCGCAGGCCCACCTGGCCAAGGTGCGCAGCTATATCGAGCTCGGTCCGAAGGAAGGCGCGACGCTGTTGTGCGGTGGCCTCGAGGTACCGGGCAACTTGCCGGACCGTGTGAAGAAGGGCAACTATGTGATGCCCACGGTCTTCGCCGGTGTCGACAACCGCATGCGGATTGCGCAAGAAGAAATCTTCGGCCCGGTCGCTTGCCTGATTCCGTTCAAGGACGAGGCCGATGCGATCCGCCTGGCCAACGACATCCAGTACGGCCTCAGCAGCTACGTGTGGACCGAAAACATCGGCCGCGCGCACCGCGTGGCGGCCGCGGTGGAGGCGGGCATGTGCTTCGTCAACAGCCAGAACGTGCGCGACCTGCGCCAGCCCTTCGGCGGTACCAAGGCCTCGGGGACGGGGCGCGAAGGCGGCACCTGGAGCTACGAAGTGTTCTGCGAGCCGAAGAACGTTGCGGTGTCGATGGGGTCGCACCATATTCCGCATTGGGGTGTGTGAGATGAGTGCCCGCTTTTCTGTTCAACGCGCTGTGGGTTCAGCGCTTTGTTCGTGGGGCGCTCCCGCCGACGGGGTACCTTGCTCCGCGAATGTCCTCCGGCCTGCGGCCTCCCCCTTGATTTCGCTGCGCAAGGCACCCCACCAGCGGGAGCGTTATTCAGAGCAGTCGTTGATCAGCGATACACCACGAACGTGTCCCAGTGCACAGGGCATCGGGTGCTCCCCGCAGCGAAATCAAGGAGGAGGCCGCAGGCCGGGGGACATTCGCGGAGGGGAGTACCCGGTGGCCTTTGCACGCGCCCTGAAAGAACACGCAAGGCCTTCGCAATGAGCCTCTACGCCATGCAGAAATTCCTGTTCACTCTCAACCGCGACACCGACGTGCAGCGCCGCTACGCAGAAGGCAGCGAGGCGCGCGCGGCTTTGCTCGCAGCCTATGATTTCAACGACGAAGAGCGTGAAGCCATCGACAAGGGCGACATCGGCAAGCTCTACGTGCTCGGCTGCAACGGACAGCTCCTGATGCACTTCGCGCCGCTGCTGGGCATCGTATGGGCCGACTACCTCGAAGCCATGCGCGAAGGCGTACGCAAATACGGTCCCGTGCGCGCGGGCATCTATGCCATGACAACCGGCACTGACGAAAAGGTGGCAGGCGTATGAGCCTTGTATTCGCAGGCGTTTGCAGCCACGCCCCTGGCATCACCGGCCGCGCCCATCTGGCCGATCCGGCGGTGAAGGATGAATTTCACGCGCAGTTTCACCGGTTCGGCGAAGCGATGCGCGCGACAAAACCCGATGCCGTGATCGTGGTCGCGGCCGAGCACTTCGCGAATTTTTTCATGAACAACATGCCGGCCTATGCCATCGGCATGGCCGACAGCTACGAGGGCCCGATCGAAGACCCGAAGTGGCTCGGCATCGAGAAACACACCATTCCCGGCGACGCCGCACTTTCGCAACGCCTGATCCGCGAGGTGATGCAGACGGTCGACGTGGCCTACGCAGAAGAATGGAAGTTCGACCACGGCATCATGGTGCCGCTCCACTTTCTCACGCCGAAGTTCGACACCAAGATCATCCCCGTGAACATCAACTGCCAGGGTCCGCCGCTCACGCCGCTACACCGCGCCTGGGCTTTTGGCGAGGCACTGCGCCGCGCCTGCGACAAGGTGCCCGAACGCATTGCGCTGGTGGGCACCGGGGGCATCTCGCACTGGCCGGCTACGCCCGATTCAGGCAAGGTCAACGCCGAGTGGGACGCGGAGTTCATGCGCCGCTGGTGCGCCAATGACCGTGAGGCGTTGCTTTCGCAGCCCGACTACAACGACGAAGCCACCTACCGCGAAGCGGGCCAGGGCGGCTTCGAGATTCGCACCTTTCTGAGCGTGGCTGCGGCCGCGCGGGGCAAGGGCGAGATCCTGCACATGAAGGCCATCCCCATTTTTGCGGTGACATGCACTGTCGCCATGATGTCCGTTGAGTAAGGAAGCAATCACGCCATGCCACACGTCACGATCCAGTACACCGCTAACCTCGATGCCGAAATTCCCATGGGTGACTTGTGCCGTGCGCTCGCAGCGACGCTCGTCTCGCAAAAGGACGCGCGGGGGCAATCGCTGTTTCCCGTTGGCGGAACCCGCGTGCTCGCGTATCCGGCGGCTCAGTACGCTGTAGCGGACGATGCAGACGACTACGCCTTCGTGTACGTGAATGTGCGCATTGCCGCTGGACGCAGCGACGAGGCGAAGAAGACGGCTGGCGACAATCTGCTGGCGGCAGTGAGATCGCATTTCGAACCGATCTTCGACAAGCGTCGCATCGGCATCACGCTGCAGATCGACGAAGGCCCGGGCCAGGTGTACGACGGCAAGCACAGCAACCTGCATCCCCTCTTCAACAAGTAACGCCATGCTCACTTCCGACACCATCGCCAGGCTCGCGGCCGAGCTGCACGAGAGCGAGAAGTCGCGCGTGCAGGTCGAGCATTTTTCCAAACGCTTTCCCGACATGACGGTGGAAGACGGCTACGCGATCTCGCGCGAATGGGTCAAGGCCAAGCTCGCCGAAGGCCGCACCGTGAAGGGCCACAAGATCGGCCTCACCTCGCGCGCCATGCAGTTATCCAGCCAGATCGACGAGCCCGACTACGGCACGCTGCTCGACGACATGTTCTTCGAGCAGGGAGGCGACATCCCGTTCACGCGCTTCATCGCGCCGCGCATCGAGGTGGAGCTGGCCTTCATCCTCGGCAAGAAGCTGCAGGGGCCGAACGTGACCATCTTCGACGTGCTGGCCGCCACCGACTACGTGGTGCCCGCCATCGAGATCATCGACGCGCGCATCGAACAGTTCGACCGCCACACGAAGGCGCCGCGCAAGGTGTTCGACACCATCGCCGACAACGCGGCCAATGCGGGCATCGTCATGGGCGGCCGTCCGGTCAAGCCCGACGCTGTCGACCTGCGCTGGGTGAGCGCGCTGCTCTACAAGAACGGCGTGATCGAGGAATCGGGCGTGGCCGCGGCCGTGCTCAACCACCCCGCCACCGGCGTGGCCTGGCTCGCGAACAAGCTCGCACCATGGGACGAATGCCTCGAGGCCGGCGAGGTGGTACTCGCGGGCTCGTTCACCCGGCCCACCACTGCCGTGCCCGGCGACACCTTCCATGCCGACTATGGCCCGCTCGGCAGCATCGCCTTCCGTTTTGTCTGAAAGACGCTCCATGCAAACACCGCTCAACACCTTCAAGCAGGCCATGCAGGCCGGCGAACAGAAAATCGGCCTCTGGGTCGGCCTGGCAGACGGCTATGTGGCCGAGATCCTCGCCGGCACCGGATTCGACTGGCTGCTGGTCGACGGCGAGCACGCGCCGAACGACGTGCGTTCGGTGCTCGCGCAATTGCAGGGCATCTCCAGCGCGTGGTCGGCACAGCCCGAGTCCGAACGCTCGCACCCGGTAGTGCGCGTTCCCGTGGGCGACACCACGCTGCTCAAGCAGTACCTGGACATCGGCGCGCAGACCATCCTGGTGCCGATGGTCGACACGGCCGAACAGGCCGCGCGCATGGTGCAGGGCATGCGCTATCCGCCCGAGGGCATCCGCGGCATGGGCAGCGCGCTGGCACGTGCCTCGCGCTGGCAGGCCTACTCCCAATACCTGCACGAAGCGAATGCGCAGACCTGCCTGCTGGTGCAGGCCGAGACCGTCGAGGCGATGAAGAACCTCGACGCCATCGCGGCCACGCCGGGCGTGGACGGCGTGTTCATCGGGCCGGCCGACCTGTCGGCGTCGATGGGCTTCGTCGGACAGCCGAACCACCCCGAAGTGCAGGCCATGATCGCCGACGCCATTGCGCGCATCCGCAAGGCCGGCAAGGCGCCGGGCATTCTCTCCACCACCGAAGAGCAGGCGCGCAAGTGGCTTGCGGCGGGCGCGCAGTTCGTGGCCGTGGGTGTGGACACGATTCTGCTCACGGCGGCGGCGAAGCAGTTGGCGTCGAGATACAAAAACGCCGCGAGCGCGGTGACGCCCAGCGGCTACTGATTGATTCGTTCTTCTTTCTCTTTCGCACCGGAGCACACCTGCATGCAACGCGTCACCCTTGCGGCCATTTCCATGGCCGCCACCCTGTTCCCTCGCCGCCTGTGCCCCCATGGGCGGCGGCAATTCGCGCGCCGCCACCGCCCAGCAGGAGACCAACCGCCAGACGGTACTCGCGTTCTACGAAAAGGGCCTCAACCAGAAGGACGCCGACGCGGCCCTGCAGTACGTGGGCAACCGCTACGTGCAGCACAACCCCACCGCGGCCGACGGGCCCGAGGGCTTTCGCAAGTTCGTCGCATTCCTGCGCGAGAAGTTTCCGAACTCGCGCAGCGAGATCAAGCGCAGCTTCGTCGAGGGTGACTACGTGATCCTGCACGTGAATGCGGTGCGCGAGCCGGGCACGCGCGGCAGCGCCATCGTCGACATCTTCAAGCTCGAGAACGGCAAGGTCGTCGAGCACTGGGACGTGGTGCAGCCGGTGCCGGAAACCGCCGCCAACAAGAACGGGATGTTCTGACACCATGATCGCGCCCGCCGATCCGCCCAAGCGCTTTCGCTCCGCCATCATCCGCGAAGGCACGATCCGCGCGACCACGCGCAGCTTCCTGCATGCGCTGGGCCAGGACGACGACGACATCACGCGCCCGCACATCGGCGTGTTCCACACCGGCGGCGAAATGAGCCCTTGCAACCTCAACCTGCGCGAGCAGGCGCAGCATGCCAAGACCGGCATCTACGCGGGCGGCGGCACGCCGCACGAGTGCCCGGTGGTGTCGGTCAGCGACGGGCTCACCATGGCGCATTCGGGCATGCGCTTCTCGCTGATCTCGCGCGAGCTGATTGCCGACAGCGTCGAGGCCTCGACGCGCGGCCACCAGTGGGACGGCATCTTCGCCATTGGCGCGTGCGACAAGAACCTGCCGGGTCTGATGATGGGCATGGTGCGCTGCAATGTGCCGAGCGTGTTCGTGCATGGCGGCTCGGCGCTGCCGGGACAGATGCCCGGACCACATCCTGACGTACGGGGCCGCGATCTCAACGTGGTCGACACCTACGAGACCATCGGCAAGGTGCTGGCCGGCACCGCCACGCACGAAGAGCTCGACGCGATGAGCCGTGCCTGCCTGCCCACGGCGGGGGCCTGCGCGGGCCAGTTCACGGCCAACACCATGGGCATGGTGTCCGAGGCGCTGGGCCTTGCGCCCATCGGCTCCAGCATGGTGCCAGCGGTGTTCAGCGAGCGGGCGCCGCTGATGCGCCGCGCCGCGAAAAACCTCATGAAGGCGGTGATGGGCAGTCTCGACGGATCCGCCCCGTTGCCGCGCGACATTGTGACGCGCAAGGCGCTCGAAAACGCCTGCGCCGTGGTGTCGGCCACGGGCGGGTCGACCAACGCCGCGCTGCACCTGCCGGCCATCGCGCACGAGGCCGGCATCAAGTTCCACCTGGACGATGTGGCCGAGATCTTCGCGCGCACGCCGCTCATTGCCGATCTACGCCCGGGCGGCCAGTACCTGGCGCGCGACGTGTTCTATATCGGCGGCGCAGGCGTCATTCTCCGCACGCTGATGGAACAGGGTTTCCTGCACGGCGACGCGCTCACCTTCACCGGCCGCACCATGGCCGAAGAGCTGGCCGATGCCGCCGCGCCCGACGGCCGCGTGGTGCGCGAAGCCGGCAACCCGATCACGCGCAACGGCGGGCTGGCCGTGCTCAAGGGCAATCTCTGTCCCGACGGCGCGCTGCTCAAGACCGCGGGCCTGCAGACGCTGGTACACCGCGGCCCGGCGCGTGTCTTCAACTCCGAGGAAGAAGCCCAGGCGGCGGTGCAGAACCGCCGCTACGAGCCCGGCGACGTGATCGTGATCCGCAACGAAGGCCCCAAGGGCAGTCCCGGCATGCGCGAGATGCTGGGCATCACCGCCCTGCTCTACGGCCAGGGCATGGGCGACAAGGTGGCGCTCCTGACCGACGGCCGCTTTTCCGGCGCGACGCGCGGCCTGTGCATCGGCTATGCGGGCCCGGAAGCAGCCGACGGCGGGCCGATTGCGGCGCTGCGCGACGGCGACATGGTGGCCATCGACGCGCGCGCCGAGGCGCGCAGCATTTCGGTGGAATTGACGTCGGAAGAAATCACGCGCCGGCTCTCCCGACGTGAGGTAAACGCGGGGGTCCCGCACCGCGGCTTGCTGGAAAAATATGCCCTCACCGTGCGCCCGGCCCATCAGGGCGCCGTAACCCATTCGGGCGCAGTCACCTGGCTGCGCGACGAGTCGTGAACCCGCAATCAACCACCAACACCCGGAGACAAACCATGACCTTCACCCGCCGCCACCTGCTGCAGACCACCGGCGCCTCGGCGCTGCTTGCCGGCCTGGGCCAGCACGCCTTTGCACAAGCCTCGATCGAAACCGCCACCATCGTCACCGGCTTTGCGGCCGGCGGCACCTCGGACACCACCTGCCGGCGCATTGCGCAGAAGCTCAGCCCCGACTACGCCAAGGCGGCCGTGGTGGAAAACCGCACCGGCGCGGGTGGCCAGATCGCCGTGAGCTACGTGAAGGGCCGGCCCGCCGACGGCACCACCATCCTGCAGACGCCCACCTCGATCCTCACGATCTATCCGCACATCTACAAGAAGCTGCCGTACGACCCGATGGTCGACCTCACGCCGGTCAGCATCGCCTGCATCTTCGACTTCGGCTTTGCCGTCGGCCCGGCGGTGCCCGCCAGCGTGAAGACGGTGCCCGAGTTCCTGGCCTGGGCCAAGGCCAACCCGGCCGGCGCCAACTTCGGTTCACCCGCCGCGGGCTCCACGCCGCACTTCATCGGTGCGCTGCTGGGCAAGAAGGGCGGCGCCGAGCTCAAGCATGCGGCCTACCGCGGCACGCAGCCGGCCATGCTCGACCTGCTGGGCGGCAACATCTCGGCCGTCTCGGGCCCCATCGGCGACATCACGCAGCACCTGGCCTCGGGCAAGGTGCGCATCCTGGGTGTTTCGGGTGCCAAGCGCAGCCGCTTCGCGCCCGACGTACCCACCTTCGGCGAACAGGGCATCAAGGACATGGCGCACAGCGAATGGTTCGCCTTCTTCCTGCCCGCCAAGGCTTCGCCGGAGCTGGTCGCCCGGCTGAATACCTCGATGAAGAACGCGCTGGCGCAGAAGGACGTGATCGACGGCCTCGGCACCTTCGGCCTGGAAGCCACGTCTTCCACGCCGGGCGAGCTGACCGACCTGCTCAAGAAAGACACCGCCAAGTGGGCGCCGATCGTCAAGGAAGTCGGCTTCACCGCCGAAGGCTAGCCCACCCCCGAAGCGGCTCACTGCGTGTAGTCGCCTCCCCCTCAAGGGGGCAACACCAGCGGCCCGGCAAAGCCGGTTCCACGGTGTTCCCCGCGAAGAGTTCGGGGACAAGACAAGCGTCATCTGAAAAAAGGAACTGCAATGAACACACTCGCCACCCGCGTGCCGCCGTCGGCACCGGTCCATCCCTCGATCCATCCGGACGAGCGCGCCGCGCGCGAGCAGCTCGCGGCTTGCTACCGCGTGTTCGCGATGCTCGGCTGGACCGAGATGATCTACAACCACATCACGGTGCGGCTGCCCGACAGCGTGACGGGAGGAGAGAAACAGTTCCTCATCAACCCTTTCGGCCTGCACTACAGCGAGGTCACGGCCGGCAACCTGGTGAAGATCGACCTGCAGGGCAAGGTGCTCGACGGTTCAACGTATCCGGTGAACCCGGCCGGCTTCACCGTGCATGCCGCCATTCACGACGGCCTGCCCGGCGCGCACTGCGTGATGCACACCCACACCACGGCCGGCGTGGCCGTGGCCTGTCTGCAGGGCGGCCTGCAGCAGACCAATTTCTATACCGCCCAGCTGCACGGCATGGTCGCTTACCACGACTTCGAAGGCATCACCATCCATGCCGACGAAGGCCCGCGCCTCCTCAAGAGCATCGGCAACCGCAACGCCGTGATCCTGCGCAACCATGGCCTGCTGGCCTGGGGGCAGACGCTGCCGCAGACCTTTGCGATTCTGTGGACCCTGCAGCGCGCCTGCGAGATCCAGATGGCGACGCTTTCGATGGGCGCCGCCATTCCGGTGAACGAAGAGATCGCGCAGCGCTGCACGCGCGATGCGCTGCAGTTCAGCCCCGAGCACGGCGCCGGGCAGGACGTGTTCGATGCGCTGGTGCGCCAGGTCGACCGCATCGACCCGAGCTACAGAAACTGAGGCGGCCTTTTTCATGAAGATATGCATCTACGGCGCCGGCGCGATCGGCGGATGGATCGGCGCCGGCCTCGCGCAGGCGGGTGAACGCCTCAACGTGGTGGCGCGCGGCGCCACGCTTGAGGCACTGCAGCAGGGCGGCCTCTCATTGATGCGCGGCGAGGTGCGCACACGCGTTCCGGTCAATGCAGTGGCCGACCCTGAATCCCTGGGCGTGCAAGACCTCGTGGTCATTGCCGTGAAGGCGCCCGCGCTGGCCGGCGTGGCCGAACGCATCGGCCCGCTGATCGGGCCCGACACCCTCGTGCTGGTGGCGATGAACGGCGTGCCGTGGTGGTTTCTCGAAGGCGGCTTCGGTGGCGAGATCACTGGCCACCGCCTGGCAGCCGTCGACCCCGACGGCGCGATTGCAAGGGCCATTCCGTCGCGCAACGTGATCGGCTGCGTGGTGCACGCGAGCTGCTCGCTCGATGCGCCGGGCGTGGTGCGGCATCACTTCGGCAACGGGCTGATCGTGGGCGAGCCTTCGGGCGAAGCCACGCCGCGCGTGCAGAAACTCGTCGAGCTGCTCAAACACGGCGGCTTCGACGCCACGCTGTCGCCGCAAATCCAGAAGGACGTGTGGTTCAAGCTCTGGGGCAACATGACGGTGAACCCGATCAGCGCGCTGACCGGCACCACCACCGACCTGATCATGGGCGACCCCTATGTGCGCGGCTTCATCTCGGCCGTGATGCTCGAAGCCAAGGAAATCGGCCGTCGCATCGGCATCGAGATCACGCAGAGCCCCGAAGACCGGCACGCGGTAACGATGAAGCTCGGCGCATTCAAGACCTCGATGCTGCAGGACGTGGAAGCCGGCCGCTCGGTGGAGCTGGATGCGCTGGTCACCGTGGTGCGCGAGCTCGGTGAACTCACGGCGGTCGCCACGCCGTTCACCGATGCGCTGCTGGGGTTGGCGCGGCTCCGGATGCGGCAGCTCGGGCTTTACTGAGCCGCCGCTTCAATTGTCGGCGGGAGCGAACGGCACGCGCAGCGCCACCGCGCACATGAGTTCGTAGCCGATGGTGCCGGCCGCCTGCGCCACCTCGTCGATGGGGAGCACGGCGCCGGTCACGGCCGAGCGGCCCCACAGCGTGACCTCGGCGCCGAACTTCGCGTCGGGCACGGGCGTGAGGTCGACGGTGATCATGTCCATGCTCACGCGGCCCACCATGCGTGTGCGCACGCCGTTCACCAGCACCGGCGTGCCGGTGTTGCAATGCCGCGGATACCCATCGGCATAGCCGACCGCCGCCACGCCGATGGTGAGCGGCCCGTCGGCCGTGAAGTTGGAGCCGTAGCCGATGGTGTCGCCGGCCTTCAGCTGCTGCACCGCGAGGAGCTTGGTCGACAACGTCATGGTGGGTTGCAGCTGCCAGTGCGCCGCGTCGTGCTGCGGAAAGTCGGGCGCGCTGCCGTACAGCACGATGCCGGGGCGCACCCAGTCGCCGCGGGTCTGTGAGGCATGCCGCAACGTGGCGGCGCTGTTCGCAATGGAGCGTTCGCCCGGCAGGTCGTGCGTGACGCGCTCGAACACTTCGAGCTGGTGCGCGATGCCGCGCGCCCCGTCGGCGTCGCTGAAATGCGTCATCAGCGAAATCTCGTCGACCTGCGGCAGCGCGTTGAGGCGCGTCCAGGCCGAACCGAAGCGTTCGGGCGTGTAGCCCAGGCGGTTCATACCGGAATTCATCTTGAGGAACACACGCTGCGGCTTGAGCGTCTTGTGGGCAGCGAGCATGTCGATCTGCTCGTCGCAATGCACCGTGTGCCAGAGATCGAGCCGCGAGCACAGTTCCAGGTCGCGTGCGTCGAACACGCCCTCGAGCAGCAGCACGGGGCCTCGCCAGCCGAGTGCGCGCACGCGCTCGGCTTCGGCCAGGTCGAGCAGCGCAAAGCCGTCGGCGCCGCGCAGGCCCTCATACACCCGCTCGATGCCATGGCCGTAGGCGTTGGCCTTGACCACGGCCCAGACGCGGGCATCGACCGCGGCGCGGCGCACCCGGTCGAGATTGTGGCGAAGTGCGGCAGTGTGGACGGTGGCGAGAATGGGACGCGGCATGGAAAACGTCGGATGTTGAATGGATGTGTTTTAGCATCTTCGCAGGCAAAGCCGTCCAGGGTGGCAACGCTGATTTCGCCGTCGTACCCCCATGCTATAACCGCCCATTCGCCCAAAAGACGCGACACTTTTTCACTACTGCCAGTACCCACCTGGCCAGCCAGCCCATCGATGAAGCGCGGTTTCTACACGATCATGTCGGCCCAGTTCTTTTCGTCGCTGGCCGACAACGCGATCTTCGTCGTGGCGGTCGAGCTCATGCGAAGCTCGGGGGCGGCCGAATGGCAGCGGGCGGCGCTGGTGCCGATCTTTGCCGTCTTCTACGTGGTGCTGGCGCCGCTGGTGGGCGCCTTCGCCGACGCCTTGCCCAAGGGGCGGGTGATGTTCATCAGCAACGCGATCAAGGTGATCGGCTGCCTGATGATGCTGTTCGGCTCGCACCCGCTCTTCTCGTACTCGATCGTGGGGCTCGGCGCCGCGGCCTATTCGCCGGCCAAGTACGGCATCCTGACCGAGCTGCTGCCGGCGTCCCAGCTGGTCAAGGCCAACGGCTGGATCGAAGGGCTCACGATCGCCTCGATCCTGCTGGGCATCGTGCTCGGCGGTTCGCTGGTGGGGCACGCGGTGTCCACGCAGCTACTGTCCTTCGACTTGCCACTGATCGACACCGGCATCGATTCGCCGGCCGAGGCGGCCATTGCAGTGCTGATCTTCGTCTATGCGCTCGCGGCCTGGTTCAACACGCGGATTCCGCATACCGGCGTCGAGATGCGGCCGCTGCGCACCAATCCGGCGCAAGGCCTCGCGCGCAACATGCTGGCGCTGCTGCCTGACTTCTGGCATTGCAACGCCCGCCTGTGGCGCGACAAGCTCGGACAGATCTCGCTGGCCACCACCACGCTTTTCTGGGGCGCCGGCGCCAACCTCAAGTACATCGTGCTGGCCTGGGCCGCGCTGGCGCTCAACTACAACACCACGCAGGCGACGGCGCTCACCGGCGTGGTCACCATCGGCATGGCGGTGGGCGCCATCGTGGCCTCGATGCGCATGCGCCTGGACATGGCCACGCGCGTGATTCCCATGGGCATTGCCATGGGCTTGCTGGTGATCAGCATGAACCTGATCGGCAACGTCTGGATCGCCGTGCCGTTCCTCATTCTGCTGGGCGGGCTGGGCGGCTTTCTGGTGGTGCCGATGAACGCGCTGCTGCAACACCGCGGCCACAACCTGATGGGCGCGGGCCGCTCGATTGCCGTGCAGAACTTCAACGAACAAGCCTGCATCCTGCTGCTTGGCGGCTTCTACAGCGCCTGCACCGGCCTGGGCCTGTCGGCCTTCGCGGCCATCGGCGCCTTCGGCGGCGTGGTGGCGGGCTGCATGTGGCTCATCCAGCGCTGGCATCATCACAACCTGCGCAAGTATCCCGAAGAAGTCGAGCACCTGCTCGCCATCGCCCGCAGCGACAAGCATCACTAGCCCCCGGTCGCTGCGGCCTTTTTTGCTTTCACCAGAAACCCCGCGGGACTGGCTTTTGCCGGGCCGCTGTGTTGCCCCCGGCAGGGGTTGGCGAAGCGGCACGAAGTGCGCGCAGCTTGGGGGCGAGCAACAATTTTCATGGCCGCACTTGCACTGATTTTTAATGCCTTTGTGTGGGGCGTTTCGTGGTTTCCGTTCCGGCACATCGAAAGCCACGGGCTGCATCCCGTGTGGACCACCTGCCTGATCTATGTGGCCATTTCACTGGCGATGGGTTTCTTTCGCCGGCACGCCTGGGGCGGCTTCGCGGCATTCCCGATGCTGGCGGCGCTGGGGCTTGCGGCGGGCTTCACCAACCTGGGCTTCAACTGGGCCGTGACACAGGGCGACGTCGTACGCGTGGTGCTGCTGTTCTACCTGATGCCGCTGTGGAGCGTGCTGCTGGGCTGGGCCGTACTGGGCGAGCGGCCCACGGCCGGCGCGCTCGCACGGGTGGCGCTGGCGCTCACCGGCGTGGTGGTGGTGCTCAAGGCGCCGGGCGTCGACTGGCCCGTGCCGTCGAGCCTGCCGGACTGGCTGGGCGTGGCGGCCGGGTTCAGCTTTGCC
The Variovorax paradoxus genome window above contains:
- the lplT gene encoding lysophospholipid transporter LplT, which encodes MKRGFYTIMSAQFFSSLADNAIFVVAVELMRSSGAAEWQRAALVPIFAVFYVVLAPLVGAFADALPKGRVMFISNAIKVIGCLMMLFGSHPLFSYSIVGLGAAAYSPAKYGILTELLPASQLVKANGWIEGLTIASILLGIVLGGSLVGHAVSTQLLSFDLPLIDTGIDSPAEAAIAVLIFVYALAAWFNTRIPHTGVEMRPLRTNPAQGLARNMLALLPDFWHCNARLWRDKLGQISLATTTLFWGAGANLKYIVLAWAALALNYNTTQATALTGVVTIGMAVGAIVASMRMRLDMATRVIPMGIAMGLLVISMNLIGNVWIAVPFLILLGGLGGFLVVPMNALLQHRGHNLMGAGRSIAVQNFNEQACILLLGGFYSACTGLGLSAFAAIGAFGGVVAGCMWLIQRWHHHNLRKYPEEVEHLLAIARSDKHH
- a CDS encoding DMT family transporter is translated as MAALALIFNAFVWGVSWFPFRHIESHGLHPVWTTCLIYVAISLAMGFFRRHAWGGFAAFPMLAALGLAAGFTNLGFNWAVTQGDVVRVVLLFYLMPLWSVLLGWAVLGERPTAGALARVALALTGVVVVLKAPGVDWPVPSSLPDWLGVAAGFSFAVTNILLRHLHNAPGESRALAMFCGCALVSGIAAATGTLLGAFASPLSAAPGWIGWAALLGVGFVAANVCLQYGAARLAASATAVIMLSEVLFASVSSVALGAADMSPRILAGGALIVLAAVWSAFARTPSARDDRLSSPT